TTCGCGACGCCCGACAAGACGCCCTAAAACGGCAACCAACCGGCGGAGAATTATGTTGCAGAACAAAAGTGTTGTTGCAACATATTTGCCAATGTCGTACTTGGAGCTCTGTTCGCAAAGACAAGCATAGAAGTAGGAGACGATCGGACCGATGATGCCGGTGAAGAGCAAGTCCCACATTGTGAGAATGAGGTCGACAAATTCCACAAACCGCAAGGTCCATCTCGCACTCTCGTCCTCTGGAGGAAAGTGCTCTGAATGGCTCACAGAGCTGCCTGTCCTGCTCGCCATTTCCAATCCCCGTTTGGCCCGCTCGATCGCCAGCAAAGCGTCTCGCTCTCTGTTCTGCTGGCGATGCACTTTGAACCGCTCGACCAGATTGCTGTCGGATAGAAACGTCTCCATAATCAGGAAtttcagctcgtcgtcaatCTTGTACAGAGTGGACGTCACTAACCCTGAATCGACCATGGAGTCCAGAATCTTGGCAAAGGCATCGCTCAGATGGTCCGAGTCTCCTTGCAACGCCTCTGCCAGTAGCTCCAGACCTTCTGCAAGGGTCCCTGTATAGATGTGACTAGTTGCTTCGCTTTGGGTCGGGGACGGCGAGGTGGGAATCGCAAGTTTGTGCACATTTTGCAGATCCAGTTCGGGAGTCACTGGACGCTCATCCGTGGACTGGAACAGCCATGTGCTCACCGCTTTCATTGCCACGTCTTTCTTCCTGGCTTAATTTTAGCAACGCTGAAATTCCGCTGGTGCACTGCCCCAATTTTGCACCGCCTAATCTTTAACATCTTCCATGTGAAACTCTGTAGCAGTTTTAGCCTCATGGTCGTCCTCTGCCAGCCAGCGAGTTGCATGTTTTACATCGCGGGTATATAGCTTTGCGTGCGGCTTCTCGATGTCAGACAGGTTGGCGAAATAGAAACCCGGACATTCTTTGCCTGAATGGTAGCCTCCGTCGCAAAGCCAGAAATAGTATCCCCTGGACGCGGGTTTCTTGAACATGCGGCGCAAAGTCATGGCGGACTTGCAAACCGGGCAGAATGGCgtgttgttgagcaggtGAGGTCGACTCATACGGAGAGTGAGGTTGATTCTGGTCTCGTTAGCTTTAGGATGCCTAGCCACAAGGGAGTTCCCCAACGACGGTACACAGTGTTTGAACTCTTCCTGTGTGCCTGGAAGCATTAGCAATAGGGAGTTATGTGGAAGCGGGATGTTGTAGATCGGACTCTCACCGTACTGCTTTCTGATTCTAAATATTCGGGTCGCTCCTAAAGTTAGCGAACAGATCAACGGCAATGGTCCAATGGTAGTGAGACGGTCTGAGTGCCAGTCGAGattgtttttgtttgtATGGAAGTAGTTTCCCACGCACAATGATGCGCGCCACTCGGACTGTACCTGGAGTGGGTGTCTCTTGGTGGTTGCAAGCACTTCGTTCGCCTGGTCTTCGATCAGGAATTTGGCTGTTCGTATATTTCCTGTGAACGACTGAGCCATGTATTTTGAGTTATGGTAGAATCCATTGTCGTACCGCTGTTTCGGTATGTCGCCGTCGTAGAACACCGTCGATTGGTGGTTTGAGTGGCATTCGTTACCGGCAATGTGGAACATCTTATCTTTAAACGTGGCTCTTTTCGACAAAAGTTCATCTAGAAGACTGTCTGCAAGACTATTGGGTAGGAAGTTGGGATAAAATCTCAGATACGGAACCATGGATTCAATCTGCTCTTTATTGTATAGGGTGGTGGAAATGTTAGCGCTAGCTTTCGACACCTTGAATGATGTCTGTCTTTGAGGAAACGTTCTCTTCTTTGTCAAGGAGCAATATTCGTTGGCAGTAGTACCGCTATCCGCCTTGCGCTTTATACCAGAAAACTTCCCCTTGATCTCTGTTTTGATCTCTGTCTTGATCTCTGTCTTGATCTCCCGGGGCCCGAATTGCTCCTCGAGCATCAGCTTCGTCTGCTTGACAGAGCCATCAAAAGCGACTAgaagctccagcagcacatCCTTACTAACTTCTGGAAACTGAGATTGGAGTGTATCTAACTTTTGCTCCGTCTCCATCAAGATTTGCCCCACAGTCGcgtacaaaaaaatttcaatgCCTTATTTTCAGATCTATTTACCGTTATATTTaaacgagctcaacgatCTTCTGTCCAGGATCGGGCCACCAGCATTTTTGGCTTCCAACTTTTGCGGAACCTGGTTCGTCATATCCCGCAATGGCATGCGGACGCTTTGTTTGTGTGTGACAGACACCTGGAAAATTGGctcctcgtcttcgtctggGTCTGTTATGTTGTAGTCGCTCGAATTTTGTTCGCTAAACACGCTCAGCGTGTCCTCTGTGAGTGTAGATGCAGTAGATCGAGTAAAATATGTGCTAGTTTCGGACGCAGAGTCTTGTGAGCCAAAAAGCAGTTTGCGCCGCTTCACATTGGATGTCTGGGCTGACATGAAATGGTCGATGGTCCTGATAGCAGACTTGCGGGCCGTTGGCTCTGACGCAGACCGCACCACAGGCTTGCTTTTGACTTGGAGCAAGGTATCGATTGTTCTAGCCTGTGCCTTTGTGGTGATTTGCGCTTTGGGAGCGATGTTAGGCCGTGTATTAGAGGCTTCGCGGCCCGACAACGGGAGCTTCGTTATTGGATCCAGCTCGCCAATGGCAATTTTCCGGTGAAGTTCGTCGTCGTGTATTTTCCCTGCACACCGTTCAACCTCGAGGATATCGTCTTCCGGGGACAACGGGTTCAGATGCACGGGTTTCTGTGTTCGAGGGTCGAAAACAACTTGATGGTTGAATGCAGTGATAGCACGGTAATACTCCGTTTCGAACTCGACAGGGACTTTCAGCTTTCCCTCGTAACGGACTGCCTGCAGCAGCCTTCCGATTGTCGAGTACCTGTTCACAAGGTTAATTGCACGCTGCATTCCGACATTAGGGATTCCTTTCGTATAGTCGCATCCGCTGACAATAGCCATTAgcttcagctgctcgttggAGAAAAGACCAATTGCAGACTCCCGACAgtccttgaacttgtctCTCCGCACCTCTATACAGGCTCCAGAGTCGTCCAACTTCGTGATAAGTCTTTGGCAGCCAAAAATTAAAAGATCTGAGTCCTCAGAGATTATTCCCTGCACAATACCATGTTTCTCTAGATACACCATCTGTGCGTCTGCTTCGTAGGGGGCAACCACATACTGGATATTTCTGCTTTTCAGTGCCTCTATCACGGATTTAGCTATCTGTGGCGTGATATCACACGCTTTATTAAAATAGTTGTATGCCTCCGAACGTTTGTTTGCGCGTAGGGCCTCGAGACCCAGTCGTTTGTACTCCTTTCTGCGTCCCTCGCGCTCTTTTTCCGTGTTCGCCTTTGTTGGCAAGTAGTCTCCGTCCAGAACCATGTACGGAGTAATGCCGTAATGTGCCGACATGTCTAGTCGTCTATTCATATAATTCAGGTACGCTCTTGTAGGTTTTTCCAGTACAATCTCCATGGCACAGCCGTAGATTGCCTTGTGCAGCCACGCGTACGTGTCGATAGCGAGTGTTTTGCCCCTATACTTCTCCAAATGGCTGACTTCCTGGATAGATTTGAGCGCCGGCAGTAAACCAGTGACCCCCATTTTTATGTGTTTACTCTCGAGCGCGatccaaagaaaaaaaaataacaaCGAAGAAAATTCGTGCCATATTTGTGATGAACCAATATCAGGAAACAGTCACTCAACTGGACAATCTTTCTCTGAAAGgcgccagaaaaaaaaagaccAACCATGTGCATCACCAGCTGGTCCCAGACTACATCAGAGACGATCATGTGGACTCTGGCTTTGACCCTAACGCGGCTGCAATGAGCCCTGGCATGCAGGCTCCTCACTACTACGGCCAACCTACAGAGCCAGGAGCGCCAGCCCCTACGATACCCCAGCAGGTGGCCGTGCCCACTCAGCAGTACCCTCAGACCGGCCAATACCAGCCACAAAGGCCTGACGTCGGACTGGACGCAGCAGCCACAGACGATCTCTCCATCCCCAGCATCAGATACCAGCTAGATTACACGTACAAGGACTCTGATTTTTTGACGTTTGAAAACGTTTCACCTCCACTCGCAGGAACACAGTACACTGCTGTCGACCAGGGCAACGCATCCCCCAAATTTGCGAGAATGACACTCTACAGCGTCCCTAGCTCCGAGAAATTGAGACAACAAACGAAGATCCCGCTAGGGCTGGTTCTCACGCCCTTTGCACCGATCGCGCCTGGAGAGAAGCCCGTTCCGCAAGTCGACTTCCGCGAAATGTCCTCGGTTCCTCGGTGCAGACGGTGCAGAGCTTACATTAACCCGGCCATGCAGCACGGCGGATACAATATGATCTGCAACATCTGCACGTTTTCCAGTCCTGTTCCACAAGAATACGTCAGTCAGGTCGATGCCAACGGCGTCAGGTCGGACTACTACGTTCGTCCCGAGCTGCATTCCGGCGTGTACGACCTGATTGTGCCGAAAGACTACAATTTCGACGAAAAGGACTCTCATCCGCTCCACCACGTGTTCCTTATCGACCTCAGTTACGAGGCTATTCGATCAAAGTTCCATGTGGCGGCCTGCTCTGCTATCAGAATGGCGCTGTACTTAAATGGTGAATCCAACCTGCCAAAGGGCTCCAAGGTGTCGATTGTTGGATTCGCCAATAAATTATATTTCTACAACCTGGCCCCAAGTTTGCAGCAGACCACTGTATCAGTGGTCGGCGACCTGGATGACCCGTTTGTGCCCTTCTATGACGGCATTCTCGCCGATCCAATAGACTCCTACGCCATCATCGAGGCCACCCTGAGCACCATCGAACAGCTGACCGACTACTCTGGTCCGGAGCCAGCGTACGGCGCTGCACTATTAGCCGCTAAAACCATCCTCCAGGAAGTCGATGGCGGCCAAGTGATTACCTTCCTTTCGGGCTTACCCTCGTGGGGACCAGGCTCGCTTGCAGTCAAGCTGCCTGCGCAAAAAACTACTCCCGACTATGATAAAGAGGTGATCACTGCAGGAAGCAAATTTTATCAGGACCTGCTGAAAGAATATGTCAAATTAAACATTGGCCTGCATCTCCTGAACGGCGCGCACACGCCTGTGGACCTTGCCAATGCCGGACTCATTCCTATAAAGACCGGCGGTTCAGTCAAGACCTGGCACAGCTTCAATCTCGACCGCGACGAGGCAGACCTCATGTACACTGTCAAGCATCTGGTGGCCGACGCGTATGGCTACCAGGGCCAGCTAAAGGTGCGCTGTTCAAACGGACTGCAGGTAAACAAATACTATGGTGGATTCCACACCTCAGGCCAGCCAGAAGTGCCATATTTGCCTATATGCAATAGCCAGACTAGCATTGCCTGCGATTTCGTCTATGACGGAAAGCTGGACACCAAAAAGGACTCACATTTCCAGGCTGCTCTGCTCTACACATCTGCGGACGGCGTGAGGAAAGTGCGTGTCATCAACTGCATTATGTCGGTGACGGAACGCGTAGCCGATGTTTTCTCGTTCTCTGACCAGGACGCTGTTTTGAACCTTGTACTCAGAGAGAGCCTGAGCAGACTGCCAAATATCAGCTTTGCTGCACTGCGCAGTTACCTGAACATTCAACTGGCTGACATCAACGCAATGTACAAGCTGTACGTTGCCAAGAACAATTCTTCTCCTGGTCAGCTTGTTTTGCCCCACGGGCTGCGCACGTTCCCGATGTTTTTACTGTCTGCGCTGAAAACCAAAGCTTTGAGAGAACGCACGGGAAACCCTGATCTGCGAGTCGAGAGTCTGTTTGACCTTGCAAATAGCACGCCTGAAAAACTGTCCGTTTATCTCTATCCGGTGATGATCAGTCTGCACGACTTAGACGACTCGGAGTGTCTGTTTGACGAGCAGACCGGATTTTTCTCTATCCCAAAAACCATTGGATTGAGCCAGGCAAACCTCGAGATGGGCGGAGCGTATCTCGTGTTCAACGGCAAGTCATTATTCCTCTGGTTCCACACCGACGTGAATCCGCTCCTGCTACAAGATCTCTTCGGGGAGCATGTTACTTCGCTGAGCCAGCTGGACCCTCTGGCCTCGCAGTTGCCCGTTCTCGATACCCATATCTCATTGCAAGTGCGAAACCTGGTCAAGTTTTTGGGCAAGCACTATCTCAACGTGGACTTCTTCCCTGTCCAGATCTGTCGTTTCAAAACAGACGCAAACGAAGCTGAATTTTTAGAGCTTCTCTATGAGGACCGCTCGGGCGACCTTGTGTGGTCGTATTCTGATTTCCTTAAACATCTTCACAAGCAGATTACGGGAAAAGTCGAAACGAACTCTTCGGCTCCAGCCATTGATAAAAAAGATACCGTTTCGCTGGGCAGCAGATTCGGTATTTTTTAAGCTAGTTTACAATCATATAAATGCATTTATAGATCAGTCTAGTACTTTTCCAACAGTGCCTCCTTCGACAATGTGTTTCTGGGAGTCGTCCACCTTGCGCAGCTGCTTGCCGAGCGTAATTTCGCCCAGCAACGCTGATATGGGGGCTGCTCCGGTGGCTGCTCCGTTTGCTGCGCCGTTAGCCAGGGCAGGAGCAGGGGGAGCAGGgggagcaggagctggcGGAGCGGGCGCTGGcggtggtggaggaggaataGCAGCCGGAATTGGCGGAGCCTCCACAGATGCTGGGGGAGCTGGGGGAGCTGGCGCAGAAGGCACGGGTGGGGCCTCTATGGCCTCAGAATCGTCAGGAGAGtcaggagcagcaggagcctCCTCAAAGCGATCGTCTTCGGAACTGTCTGATTCAGCAGAAGAAACCGGGGCCTGTGGAATTGGCGGAGCAGCCGGAACGGGTGGAATTTCCGCAATTACTGGCTTGTCCACCGGCAGAGCTGCAGGAACAGGAGGAACTGTTTCTGTGACAGTTTCTGCcgttgctggagaagagTTCTGTTCAACTTCTGTTTGTTCAGCAGGCTGATCAGCCTCTGATTGTTCCACAGGCTTCTGTTGCTCAGTCTGAGGCGTGGAGTATTCATTCACtgtcgacgacgaagactTCACACCCCCGCCAAAAAGCATTGaggccagctcggcctgTTTCGAGGCAGCAGGcatttcgtcctcgtcctcgtcctccttgtcCGAGTCGGACCATCCGTCATCGCTCAAACTCTTACCTCTTTGCGCCTCTCTCTGGGCCTTGAGTCTATCGGCATCGTAGCTTGACTCTGAGGTGAGCTGCGGCTTGAAGAATGGATTATTGCTCTTTGGCTTAGGTTCTGGCTCTTCCACAGGGGCAGTCATTTTCGCGAATGGGTTGTTGCTGTGGGCCGAGGTAACGGAAGCTGCAGACACGGGCTCTGGGGCCTTTGCTGGTTCTACAGCAGCCGGCAGAGGAACAGCTTTCTGATCGGCCTGTGAATCCGCCaactcgtcttcgtcgctGCTCTCACTGTGCGCttcctttttcttgagctcctccatTTCTGCCCTGAGCTTTGCCAGACGAGCTTCTCTATCCTGCTTCTTTTTTAACTTCCGCTCACGCTCTTTGGCTTCCATTGCCTTTTTCTCGGCAATAAGCCTCTTCAAttcctcttcctcagcgtcgtcgtcatccGACGAGTCCTCTTCCTTTGCTGGATGAGAGTTGGACActtgacgaggagctggcgGAGCTGGTGCTTGCTTAGGAACACTTGGTTTTGCTGACTCAGCTGGGGCTTCCTGTTTTGGTTCAACAGGAGCTTCGGGAGGCACAGATGCGGCAGAAGTCTCAGAAGCAGAATCCTGCACAGATACATCATTTCTCTTCAGTGACCCCTTGATTCCCAGTTTTGCCAGCTTTTCCTCCATCTTGCGACGGGCCTGCTCTTTGAACTGTTGAGCCCGAGACTCAAGGCTATCCGAAGACTGAGATGGGGTGGACGAGCGAGAAACAGACTCCTGTCTGACCGGCGCAACAGAAGGGGTATGTACGGCTGGTTGCTGAAGCTCCTTTGGCTTTGGGGCTGGTCTTGAGGCGTTCAGCTCTTGAATAAACGTCTTCACATCGCTACTCTGAATGTCGTTCCCAAGCTCCCATTTCGAATAGCCGACTTGAGCAGAATTGGTCAGATgcagcgagctggaaatgTCGTTCACCAACTCGTTGATCGAGCCAGCAATGTCCTTAATCATGGTTTGCTGTTGCTGAGTCTCGTTCGAAATACGGTCTATGTCCTGAGAGAGTCTGGCCTCGTTAGCCTCAAACTGGTCGAGGTTCGGAGCAGGCTTTCCAGTCAGGGCCGCCATTTTGGCTTGCAACATTGCTTTCTGCTTGGCGATGCGCTTGTCTGCCTCGGTGACTTCGCCATTGCGGCCCGTTCCCTTAATTTGGATACCAGAAGGATTTTCCTTGTGGATTTTGAGCCTGGCaatttcaattttggcaTTCTTAATCTGCTCATCAATCGAGCCgagctcagaaacaagcttAGGAACACGGTCAGTCAATCTGTTCAGCTCCTTAGACAGCCTCTGCTTTTCCTGAATGGAAGAACCGGCGTCCAACCCTGCCGCGTTCAATTTGTCCTGCGCAGCTCTAATTTTTACCTTGAGCATATCAATTTCATTGACGGTTTTCTGTTTGCCGTAGTCATTGGCAATATCCTCATCGGCTGCGTCAATGGCATCGAGAAGAATCTTTTTCTCGTGCACTTTCTTTCTCAGATCTTCGATAGTCAACTGATTGTCTGTCTTTTCGTCTgatttcttctttgagcTTCTATGTCTTGCGTTGCTAACATACCCGATGGCATCGTCATTATTCTTGTACCTGGTACCGTCGAATGTGCTTGACGAAGAAATAGGCTTTGGTCTGCTCGATATTGAGTCTTCCATAAGCTTGCCCTTGATCTGATTCATGCTCTCGAGTAGTAATTTCGAGGAAGGAGGAACGAGTTCAGGAGGCAGGACGTCTGGAATGTCAAAGCCGTTCAGACGTCTGTAGATCAAATGCATAGCCACCGCAAACTCgtccttgttcagcttgccTCTGTTGCCAGAATCAGCAAGCGTCCAGATTTTCTCTAGCTCCTGTCTATTCAGGCCAGACTTCCCAAAAACAGTGATTGCCGTGCTTCCTTCGACGTAACCCTTTCTGTCGGTGTCCCActtcttgaaaatgttGTCGTAGATGAGTTTCTCCTGTTTAGTTATTGCCCATGTGACGTTGGAGGCAGCATTTCCGCCCATCGCATTCGTCAAATGGTGAGTCTGGGAAGAAGCGTTAGGCATAAAGTGTGATTGCATCATGTCCAGTCCCGGCAGTCCACCAGTTGGCGCGGAAACAAAGCCCCACTGGCCAGGTTTTCCTGTAGGCATGGCAGTCAGGCCAGTAGGTTGCGGCATTAGTCCTGGTTGTTGAGGATTGAATCCTGTAGTTTGTGGTAGCAGGCCCGTTTGCTGAGGAGCAAAGCCGCCTGTTCTTTGAGGCACAATGCCAGTCGTTTGAGGCAGGAGCCCTGTTGTATTTTGTGAACCAACTGGCACGAGCCCGCTGGTCTGCTGCGCAGTCAATGGAATAAAAGTGCCCGTCTTCTGGGCCTGCAGAGGAGCCCCAGTCTGCTGTGGTTGCACGCCAAAGCCCGTCTGCTGAGACTGTAAATTGAACCCAGTTTGTTGCGGTTGCAAGTTGAATCCGGTGCGCTGGGGCTGCAGACCCGTCTGTTGTTGCGTAAAGCCGGTTCTTTGAGGCTGTAAGCCAAAGGTTCCTTGAgtctgctgcggctggATACCAGTCTGCACGCCAAAGCCTGTCTGTTGCGGTCTGAGACCAGTGGCTTGAGACTGCAATGCTTGCGACTGGAAGCTGGTCTGCGGGAATGACTGGACGCCTGTTGGCTGGCTGAAAAGCATCTGGTTGAACGACTGTTGAGGGTTGAACGACTGCTGAGGAGCCGAGTCGTTGACGGAAAAGTTTATTGCGTCGACAAAGCTGCTGACctcatttttgattttcagtgGCAGCTCGTATGGCACTTGCTCTCCCTTTGAAGCAATGTTGCACAGGTGGAGCGCCAATGCAAACTCGGGAAAGAGCAGTCTTCCTGAGCGAGTTGTGTCGGCCAAAGCCCAGATATCTGCCAACTTGGTGGCACTGAGACCAGACTGCATcatgattttctttgcGGTCTGGCCGTCGATTGAGTTCTCTCCCTTCGGGACGTTCACCCGGAACACGTGCTCAAACCGCTCCTGTTCCTTTGCAGTGATGAACGAGAGTCTGA
This window of the Ogataea parapolymorpha DL-1 chromosome VII, whole genome shotgun sequence genome carries:
- a CDS encoding Member of the Sec24p family — protein: MNQYQETVTQLDNLSLKGARKKKTNHVHHQLVPDYIRDDHVDSGFDPNAAAMSPGMQAPHYYGQPTEPGAPAPTIPQQVAVPTQQYPQTGQYQPQRPDVGLDAAATDDLSIPSIRYQLDYTYKDSDFLTFENVSPPLAGTQYTAVDQGNASPKFARMTLYSVPSSEKLRQQTKIPLGLVLTPFAPIAPGEKPVPQVDFREMSSVPRCRRCRAYINPAMQHGGYNMICNICTFSSPVPQEYVSQVDANGVRSDYYVRPELHSGVYDLIVPKDYNFDEKDSHPLHHVFLIDLSYEAIRSKFHVAACSAIRMALYLNGESNLPKGSKVSIVGFANKLYFYNLAPSLQQTTVSVVGDLDDPFVPFYDGILADPIDSYAIIEATLSTIEQLTDYSGPEPAYGAALLAAKTILQEVDGGQVITFLSGLPSWGPGSLAVKLPAQKTTPDYDKEVITAGSKFYQDLLKEYVKLNIGLHLLNGAHTPVDLANAGLIPIKTGGSVKTWHSFNLDRDEADLMYTVKHLVADAYGYQGQLKVRCSNGLQVNKYYGGFHTSGQPEVPYLPICNSQTSIACDFVYDGKLDTKKDSHFQAALLYTSADGVRKVRVINCIMSVTERVADVFSFSDQDAVLNLVLRESLSRLPNISFAALRSYLNIQLADINAMYKLYVAKNNSSPGQLVLPHGLRTFPMFLLSALKTKALRERTGNPDLRVESLFDLANSTPEKLSVYLYPVMISLHDLDDSECLFDEQTGFFSIPKTIGLSQANLEMGGAYLVFNGKSLFLWFHTDVNPLLLQDLFGEHVTSLSQLDPLASQLPVLDTHISLQVRNLVKFLGKHYLNVDFFPVQICRFKTDANEAEFLELLYEDRSGDLVWSYSDFLKHLHKQITGKVETNSSAPAIDKKDTVSLGSRFGIF
- a CDS encoding exonuclease 1; protein product: MGVTGLLPALKSIQEVSHLEKYRGKTLAIDTYAWLHKAIYGCAMEIVLEKPTRAYLNYMNRRLDMSAHYGITPYMVLDGDYLPTKANTEKEREGRRKEYKRLGLEALRANKRSEAYNYFNKACDITPQIAKSVIEALKSRNIQYVVAPYEADAQMVYLEKHGIVQGIISEDSDLLIFGCQRLITKLDDSGACIEVRRDKFKDCRESAIGLFSNEQLKLMAIVSGCDYTKGIPNVGMQRAINLVNRYSTIGRLLQAVRYEGKLKVPVEFETEYYRAITAFNHQVVFDPRTQKPVHLNPLSPEDDILEVERCAGKIHDDELHRKIAIGELDPITKLPLSGREASNTRPNIAPKAQITTKAQARTIDTLLQVKSKPVVRSASEPTARKSAIRTIDHFMSAQTSNVKRRKLLFGSQDSASETSTYFTRSTASTLTEDTLSVFSEQNSSDYNITDPDEDEEPIFQVSVTHKQSVRMPLRDMTNQVPQKLEAKNAGGPILDRRSLSSFKYNGK